A single region of the Corallococcus caeni genome encodes:
- a CDS encoding sensor histidine kinase produces the protein MAQGSDNLAAWSHRVVYAAPVGILERARVEWFAAAFGLVVGTMMVFVPYEFGAAVFQLIYPYVRPLGSLFLVGSALMLASMLYPAWPGIVGWAGRALFLGAVAFYWWSASIVSLSRTGALLYPLLVTTLLLERMARFQGRGLLTVLISSVSLCFGTLMLLMPHGFLRFSFQGDGSGIRPLGAVFLVAGALLTVGLWRRRPGAARVALGGLSAAFLYMMGVLAAHASWMGMGVYGVLSLACVVLLGLRRVPVPAGVRWRLFRGMALASVLPILCVGAVTSYLAQRALEEELRGKARQAVAAETAWLEQTATLARSLLRAQSRDSGFVAAVRAGDRQRMRETVELLESEVALFDAAWLLDAAGETLVPSVRLNRITGNFAQRDYFQDALKGGDEVLLSRPFLTRANLPFVVFTVPVDAGNGARVVLVGGLSLQRLGLQPTLASRSYHVELFDRRDGTLLRETDRGDVLTRTPLLELLGEDALAAPQGMLEVFDETGRRLLVAHARVEGTPWTVVVTARLREAFAPVTRMGAWVVAIAVLAGAIALLLSQWVGRDVAQRLETLRDGFAALGTPAREQRVRAEGDDEVAQLASGFNDMAARIDRTQKELREAIAIRDQFLSMASHELRTPLTPLKATLDLLIRQLGSGQGMNPERQRETIARLNRQVDRLTRLIGDMLDVSRLQSGRFALTVAPMDLVGLAREVVERIQSTRPERQGLLSLEVPAGALVGRWDEQRLDQLLTNLVENALRYSPPGTPVVVRLREEDGQVRLDVEDRGIGIPEESVPQLFTPFFRARNATEHYAGGLGLGLAICREIVERHGGRIGAKSDGPGKGTCFTVWLPRAAVADAA, from the coding sequence GTGGCGCAGGGGAGCGACAACCTGGCCGCGTGGTCCCACCGGGTTGTGTACGCTGCCCCCGTGGGCATCCTGGAGCGCGCACGGGTGGAGTGGTTCGCGGCGGCCTTCGGGCTCGTCGTGGGCACCATGATGGTCTTCGTCCCCTACGAGTTCGGGGCCGCCGTCTTCCAGCTCATCTACCCGTACGTCCGCCCGCTCGGCAGCCTGTTCCTGGTGGGCTCGGCGCTGATGCTCGCCTCGATGCTGTACCCCGCCTGGCCCGGCATCGTGGGGTGGGCGGGGCGCGCGCTCTTCCTGGGCGCGGTGGCGTTCTACTGGTGGTCCGCCAGCATCGTGTCCCTCAGCCGGACGGGGGCCCTCCTCTACCCGCTGCTCGTGACCACGCTCCTGCTGGAGCGCATGGCCCGCTTCCAGGGGCGCGGGCTGCTGACGGTGCTCATCTCCAGCGTGTCGCTGTGCTTCGGGACGCTGATGCTCCTGATGCCCCACGGCTTCCTTCGCTTCTCCTTTCAGGGGGACGGGAGCGGGATCCGTCCGCTGGGGGCGGTCTTCCTGGTGGCGGGGGCCCTGCTGACGGTGGGGCTGTGGCGCCGGAGGCCCGGGGCGGCCCGGGTGGCCCTGGGCGGGCTGAGCGCCGCCTTCCTCTACATGATGGGCGTGCTGGCGGCGCACGCCTCGTGGATGGGGATGGGCGTGTACGGCGTGCTGTCCCTGGCGTGCGTGGTGTTGCTGGGGCTGCGCCGGGTGCCGGTGCCGGCCGGGGTGCGCTGGCGGCTGTTCCGAGGCATGGCGCTGGCGTCGGTGCTGCCCATCCTGTGCGTGGGCGCGGTGACGTCGTACCTGGCGCAGCGGGCCCTGGAGGAGGAGCTGCGCGGCAAGGCGCGGCAGGCGGTGGCCGCGGAGACGGCGTGGCTGGAGCAGACGGCCACGCTGGCGCGCTCGCTGCTGCGCGCGCAGAGTCGGGACTCGGGCTTTGTCGCCGCGGTGCGCGCCGGGGACCGCCAGCGCATGCGGGAGACGGTGGAGCTGCTGGAGAGCGAGGTCGCGCTCTTCGACGCGGCGTGGCTGCTGGACGCCGCCGGGGAGACGCTGGTGCCCTCCGTGCGGCTCAACCGCATCACCGGCAACTTCGCGCAGCGGGACTACTTCCAGGACGCGCTGAAGGGCGGCGACGAGGTGCTCCTGTCGCGGCCCTTCCTCACCCGCGCGAACCTGCCCTTCGTCGTCTTCACGGTGCCGGTGGACGCGGGGAACGGCGCGCGGGTCGTCCTCGTGGGCGGGCTGTCGTTGCAGCGGCTGGGATTGCAGCCGACGCTCGCCTCGCGCAGCTACCACGTGGAGCTGTTCGACCGGCGCGACGGGACGCTGCTGCGCGAGACGGACCGCGGCGACGTGCTCACCCGCACGCCCCTGCTGGAGCTGCTGGGAGAGGACGCGCTGGCGGCGCCGCAGGGGATGCTGGAGGTGTTCGATGAAACGGGGCGCCGCCTGCTGGTGGCGCACGCGCGGGTGGAGGGCACGCCGTGGACGGTGGTGGTGACGGCGCGGCTGCGCGAGGCGTTCGCGCCGGTGACGCGCATGGGTGCGTGGGTGGTGGCCATCGCGGTGCTCGCGGGCGCCATCGCGCTGCTGCTGTCGCAGTGGGTGGGGCGGGACGTGGCACAGCGGCTGGAGACGCTGCGGGACGGCTTCGCCGCGCTGGGCACGCCCGCGCGGGAGCAGCGGGTGCGGGCCGAGGGCGACGACGAGGTCGCGCAGCTGGCGTCGGGCTTCAACGACATGGCGGCGCGCATCGACCGCACGCAGAAGGAGCTGCGGGAGGCCATCGCCATCCGGGACCAGTTCCTGTCCATGGCGAGCCACGAGCTGCGCACGCCGCTGACGCCGCTGAAGGCCACGCTGGACCTGCTCATCCGTCAGCTCGGGTCCGGGCAGGGGATGAACCCGGAGCGGCAGCGGGAGACCATTGCCCGGCTGAACCGGCAGGTGGACCGGCTGACGCGGCTGATTGGCGACATGCTGGACGTGTCGCGGCTGCAGTCCGGGCGCTTCGCGCTGACGGTGGCCCCCATGGACCTGGTGGGGCTGGCGCGCGAGGTGGTGGAGCGCATCCAGTCCACGCGGCCGGAGCGACAGGGCTTGTTGTCCTTGGAGGTCCCGGCCGGGGCGCTGGTGGGCCGGTGGGACGAGCAGCGGTTGGATCAACTGCTCACGAACCTGGTGGAGAACGCCCTGCGCTATTCACCGCCGGGGACGCCGGTGGTGGTGCGGTTGCGTGAGGAGGACGGGCAGGTGCGGCTGGACGTGGAGGACCGGGGCATCGGGATTCCGGAGGAGAGCGTGCCGCAGCTCTTCACGCCCTTCTTCCGCGCGCGCAACGCGACGGAGCACTACGCCGGAGGACTGGGATTGGGCCTGGCCATCTGTCGCGAAATCGTGGAGCGCCACGGCGGCCGCATCGGCGCGAAGAGTGACGGGCCGGGGAAGGGCACCTGCTTCACGGTGTGGCTGCCTCGCGCGGCCGTCGCGGACGCGGCCTGA
- a CDS encoding AraC family transcriptional regulator — MRYVEARPCAALAPYVQCYWALELSGVAPMGVHRVLPDGCLDILVDLTDGVGLRVVGAMRAAEVVPLSARASFVAVRFRPGGAQPFLRLPLLELTDATVALADLWPREAREWRERLGEAAGMAARFALLERLLLDRLPGREGDAGVRHAVDLILGARGQVPVRSLEEVMGVGARQVERRFHAGVGLSPKVLCRIARLQHAVELSRGLQGAEWALAAGYYDQAHQVREFRALTGLTPGAYVREQAEVGFVQSPEEAGA, encoded by the coding sequence ATGCGCTACGTGGAGGCCAGGCCGTGCGCCGCCCTGGCGCCGTACGTCCAGTGCTACTGGGCGCTGGAGCTGTCGGGCGTGGCGCCTATGGGGGTGCACCGGGTGTTGCCGGACGGGTGTCTGGACATCCTGGTGGACCTGACGGACGGGGTGGGGCTGCGCGTGGTGGGGGCGATGCGGGCGGCGGAGGTGGTGCCGTTGTCGGCGCGCGCGTCCTTCGTCGCGGTGCGCTTCCGGCCCGGGGGCGCGCAGCCCTTCCTGCGGCTGCCGCTCCTGGAATTGACGGACGCGACGGTGGCGCTGGCAGACCTCTGGCCCCGCGAGGCGCGCGAGTGGCGGGAGCGGCTGGGCGAGGCGGCGGGGATGGCGGCGCGCTTCGCCCTGCTGGAGCGGCTGTTGCTGGACCGGCTGCCCGGGCGGGAGGGGGACGCGGGGGTGCGGCACGCGGTGGACCTCATCCTGGGAGCGAGGGGGCAGGTGCCGGTGCGGTCGCTGGAAGAGGTCATGGGGGTGGGGGCGCGGCAGGTGGAGCGGCGGTTCCACGCGGGGGTGGGTCTGTCGCCGAAGGTGCTGTGCCGCATCGCGAGGTTGCAGCACGCGGTGGAGCTGTCGCGGGGGCTGCAGGGGGCGGAGTGGGCGTTGGCGGCGGGGTACTACGACCAGGCGCACCAGGTGCGGGAATTCCGGGCGCTGACGGGGCTGACGCCGGGGGCGTACGTGCGCGAGCAGGCGGAGGTCGGATTCGTCCAATCCCCGGAGGAGGCGGGTGCGTAA
- a CDS encoding VOC family protein, which produces MSTAPQQAEQHHRIDYIELPVKDIAEAKRFYGAVFGWRFEDYGPDYTSFMDGRLNGGFDKEREVSKGGALLVLYSKDLDATLAKVREAGGRIVKDTFSFPGGKRFHFTDPTGNELAVWTEPS; this is translated from the coding sequence ATGTCCACCGCACCGCAGCAGGCCGAGCAGCACCACCGCATCGACTACATCGAGCTTCCCGTGAAGGACATCGCGGAGGCGAAGCGCTTCTACGGCGCCGTGTTCGGCTGGAGGTTCGAGGACTACGGCCCGGACTACACGAGCTTCATGGACGGGAGGCTGAACGGAGGCTTCGACAAGGAGCGCGAGGTGTCGAAGGGGGGCGCGTTGCTGGTGCTCTATTCGAAGGACCTGGACGCGACGCTGGCGAAGGTGCGCGAAGCCGGAGGGCGCATCGTGAAGGACACGTTCTCCTTCCCCGGAGGCAAGCGCTTCCACTTCACCGACCCCACCGGCAACGAGCTCGCCGTGTGGACCGAGCCCTCCTGA
- a CDS encoding response regulator yields MSPVLVTANATVLHVNDTPASLYLGTFSLRQAGYRVLEAVTGGEALQLALDSPPDVVVLDVKLPDMSGYDVCRLLKEDPRTREVAIIHTSATFITAEKKVTGLRAGADVYLTQPFDPEELIATVNSVLRLRRVEREALANAARLEEADRKKNEFLAMLAHELRNPLAAISVAVQMLGQKDSNGLSEADARRRDVIERQVSHLRHLVDDLLDVSRITRGKYALRRSRLDLNTVLQHSLAAARPVMEERGLILREALMQEPCWVDGDRTRLEQVFTNLLDNASKYSLEGGIITVGAHVAEDSRVRVSVQDTGIGLRREDQERIFELFAQLDAGLARSRGGLGIGLTLVRNLVEEHGGQVDVFSEGPGQGSLFTVALPLLTDAARPEATVERIESRRGEWRILLVDDNPDAREGLREMLQMWGHTVAVAEDGPEALAMATPGTYDVIILDIGLPGLDGYQVAQELRGRVASDAHLIALTGYGAPEDRSRSEKAGFDLHLVKPVELVEIGRVLAQLGPVKRGAPRRLQARSA; encoded by the coding sequence ATGTCGCCCGTGCTCGTTACCGCCAACGCCACCGTCCTCCACGTCAACGACACGCCCGCGAGCCTCTACCTGGGCACCTTCTCCCTGCGCCAGGCGGGCTACCGCGTCCTGGAGGCGGTCACCGGCGGAGAGGCGCTGCAGCTCGCCCTCGACTCGCCTCCCGACGTCGTCGTGCTCGACGTGAAGCTCCCCGACATGAGCGGCTACGACGTGTGCCGGCTCCTGAAGGAGGATCCGCGCACCCGCGAGGTCGCCATCATCCACACCTCCGCCACCTTCATCACCGCGGAGAAGAAGGTCACGGGCCTGCGCGCGGGCGCGGACGTCTACCTCACCCAGCCGTTCGACCCGGAAGAGCTCATCGCCACCGTCAACAGCGTCCTGCGCCTGCGACGCGTGGAGCGCGAAGCCCTGGCGAACGCCGCGCGCCTGGAAGAGGCCGACCGCAAGAAGAACGAGTTCCTGGCCATGCTCGCCCACGAGCTGCGCAACCCCCTGGCCGCCATCTCCGTCGCGGTGCAGATGCTCGGGCAGAAGGACTCGAACGGCCTGTCCGAAGCGGACGCGCGCCGCCGCGACGTCATCGAGCGGCAGGTGAGCCACCTGCGCCACCTCGTGGACGACCTGCTCGACGTCAGCCGCATCACCCGGGGCAAGTACGCCCTGCGCCGCAGCCGGCTGGACCTCAACACCGTGCTGCAGCACTCGCTGGCCGCCGCCCGGCCCGTGATGGAGGAGCGCGGGCTCATCCTGCGCGAAGCCCTCATGCAGGAGCCCTGCTGGGTGGACGGCGACCGGACGCGCCTGGAGCAGGTCTTCACCAACCTGCTCGACAACGCCTCCAAGTATTCCCTCGAGGGCGGCATCATCACCGTGGGCGCCCATGTGGCCGAGGACTCCCGCGTGCGCGTGTCCGTGCAGGACACGGGCATCGGCCTGCGGCGGGAGGACCAGGAGCGCATCTTCGAGCTCTTCGCGCAGCTGGACGCGGGGCTCGCGCGCAGCCGGGGCGGGCTGGGCATTGGCCTGACGCTGGTGCGCAACCTGGTGGAGGAGCACGGCGGCCAGGTGGACGTCTTCAGCGAGGGCCCGGGCCAGGGCAGCCTGTTCACCGTCGCGCTGCCGCTGCTCACGGACGCCGCGCGGCCCGAGGCCACCGTGGAGCGCATCGAGTCCCGCCGGGGCGAATGGCGCATCCTCCTGGTGGACGACAACCCCGACGCGCGCGAGGGCCTGCGCGAGATGCTCCAGATGTGGGGCCACACCGTCGCGGTCGCCGAGGACGGCCCGGAGGCGCTCGCCATGGCGACCCCCGGCACCTACGACGTCATCATCCTGGACATCGGCCTGCCGGGCCTGGACGGCTATCAGGTGGCGCAGGAGCTGCGGGGCCGCGTGGCCTCGGACGCGCACCTCATCGCGCTGACAGGCTACGGCGCGCCGGAGGACCGGAGCCGCAGCGAGAAGGCGGGCTTCGACCTGCACCTGGTCAAGCCGGTGGAGCTGGTGGAGATCGGCCGCGTGCTCGCGCAGCTGGGCCCCGTGAAGCGCGGCGCGCCCCGCCGGCTCCAGGCAAGGAGCGCGTAG
- a CDS encoding acyltransferase family protein — protein sequence MPSSRQHLDALTGLRFLAAAHVVAYHVYHLVFTGTEAPPGLHGLLDSGYVGVSFFFVLSGFILGYNYLERPPDTREARKAFWVARFARVYPVYALGLAIAAPAFLKGLHDAWAVDPSQASRQAGALLLAPLLLQSWAPWTALAWNGAGWSLAVEAVFYATFPFLAGRLGRLGPRALAVGAAVAYGAALLFPALYMLVDPDHTGGTASAYNSGPWMLALRFDPLARLPEFILGILAGRFFLLRAGGAPRSRPVALAVLGGLVAAALVGSTSLPFPLLHNGLLAPVFAALIVLLPRSQGVVARVLASRPLRLLGEASYALYILHMPVLFAWKSVLKRLGAEPSSAWAVAAFVVGVGCLSVLAYERVEKPARGWIRDRWTGRAEQPAAGLQPRA from the coding sequence ATGCCTTCTTCCCGGCAGCACCTGGACGCACTCACCGGGCTGCGGTTCCTCGCCGCCGCGCACGTCGTCGCCTACCACGTGTATCACCTGGTCTTCACCGGCACGGAGGCACCGCCGGGGCTGCACGGGTTGCTCGACAGCGGGTACGTGGGCGTCAGCTTCTTCTTCGTCCTGTCGGGCTTCATCCTTGGCTACAACTACCTGGAGCGGCCGCCGGACACGCGCGAGGCGCGCAAGGCGTTCTGGGTGGCCCGCTTCGCGCGCGTCTACCCGGTCTATGCGCTGGGGCTGGCCATCGCCGCGCCCGCGTTCCTCAAGGGGCTGCACGACGCGTGGGCGGTGGATCCGTCGCAGGCGTCGCGGCAGGCCGGGGCGCTTTTGCTGGCGCCGCTGCTGCTCCAGAGCTGGGCGCCGTGGACGGCGCTCGCGTGGAACGGCGCGGGCTGGTCACTGGCGGTGGAGGCGGTCTTCTACGCGACCTTCCCCTTCCTGGCGGGCAGGCTGGGCCGGCTGGGGCCCCGGGCGCTCGCGGTGGGCGCGGCGGTGGCGTACGGGGCCGCGCTGCTGTTCCCGGCGCTCTACATGCTGGTGGATCCGGACCACACCGGAGGCACGGCGTCCGCGTACAACTCCGGGCCGTGGATGCTGGCGCTGCGCTTCGACCCGCTGGCGCGGCTGCCGGAGTTCATCCTGGGCATCCTCGCGGGGCGCTTCTTCCTGCTGCGCGCGGGGGGAGCGCCGCGCTCGCGTCCCGTGGCGCTGGCGGTGCTGGGAGGGCTGGTGGCCGCGGCGTTGGTGGGGAGCACGTCGCTGCCCTTCCCGCTGTTGCACAACGGGCTGCTGGCGCCGGTGTTCGCGGCGCTGATTGTGTTGTTGCCCCGGAGCCAGGGGGTGGTGGCGCGGGTGCTGGCGTCGCGGCCGCTGCGGCTGCTGGGAGAGGCGAGCTACGCGCTCTACATCCTGCACATGCCGGTGCTGTTCGCCTGGAAGTCCGTGCTCAAGCGGCTGGGCGCGGAGCCCTCGTCCGCCTGGGCCGTGGCGGCGTTCGTCGTGGGCGTGGGGTGCCTGAGCGTGCTCGCGTACGAGCGCGTGGAGAAGCCCGCCCGGGGGTGGATCCGCGACCGTTGGACGGGCCGCGCGGAGCAGCCCGCGGCGGGGCTCCAGCCCCGGGCGTGA
- a CDS encoding ABC transporter ATP-binding protein, with amino-acid sequence MLSLRNLVKVYPGPVTALRGVDLDVPKGMFGLLGPNGAGKSTLMKILSGLLEPTSGEVTLDGLDLVRHPEALRPHLGYLPQEFGFYPYLSGQDMLRYLLELKGVTAPQGLKALCAQLLERVNLTFAAKRKVKEYSGGMRQRLGIAQALAGDPKLLIVDEPTAGLDPEERQRFYRLLAEVAHERTVLLSTHIVEDVAMLCPRFAVIRHGRVMAITSPTEAKSALHDTLFEGTVPPADMAAFQQAWRVTQAVLFEGRNRVRIHAAPGTPVPPGFERTPPTLEDAYLLLMKDAPEPGAQVPAPAVSA; translated from the coding sequence ATGCTCAGCCTGCGCAACCTGGTGAAGGTGTATCCGGGCCCGGTGACGGCCCTTCGTGGCGTGGACCTGGACGTCCCCAAGGGGATGTTCGGCCTGCTCGGGCCCAACGGCGCGGGCAAGTCCACCCTGATGAAGATCCTCTCCGGCCTCTTGGAGCCTACCTCCGGCGAGGTGACGCTCGACGGCCTGGACCTCGTGCGTCACCCGGAGGCGCTGCGCCCGCACCTGGGCTACCTGCCGCAGGAGTTCGGCTTCTACCCGTACCTCTCCGGCCAGGACATGCTCCGCTACCTGCTGGAGCTCAAGGGCGTCACCGCGCCGCAGGGGCTGAAGGCCCTGTGCGCGCAGCTGCTGGAGCGCGTGAACCTCACCTTCGCCGCGAAGCGCAAGGTGAAGGAGTACTCCGGCGGCATGCGGCAGCGGCTGGGCATCGCGCAGGCCCTGGCCGGAGACCCGAAGCTCCTCATCGTGGACGAGCCCACCGCGGGCCTGGACCCCGAGGAGCGCCAGCGCTTCTACCGGCTGCTCGCGGAGGTGGCCCACGAGCGCACGGTGCTCCTGTCCACGCACATCGTGGAGGACGTGGCCATGCTCTGCCCGCGCTTCGCCGTCATCCGCCACGGCCGCGTGATGGCCATCACCAGCCCCACGGAGGCGAAGTCCGCCCTCCACGACACCCTCTTCGAAGGCACCGTCCCCCCGGCCGACATGGCCGCCTTCCAGCAGGCCTGGCGCGTCACCCAGGCCGTGCTCTTCGAGGGCAGGAACCGCGTGCGCATCCACGCGGCCCCCGGCACGCCCGTGCCCCCCGGCTTCGAGCGCACGCCGCCCACGCTGGAGGACGCCTACCTCCTCCTGATGAAGGACGCGCCCGAGCCCGGGGCCCAGGTGCCCGCCCCGGCGGTGAGCGCGTGA
- a CDS encoding M1 family aminopeptidase — translation MNASRLWRVARTEWRHQVRRPLFWVLLVLLVAVVWGVSSGNVTIDAGSTEVGGKKAWVTSAFAVAQTVLLLTFMLFMFFVSVGAGMSVISDDEARVQPILHTTPLTSAEYVWGKFAGVLGAYVLALAWMMGLLVFFHHVVPAGADAEFRGPFALRNYVSAAVWFGLPLIVFMAGAAFATGERTRRAVPVYFLPVGLFFLCAFFLWDWSPGWLDPRVNRFLMALDPGGFRWLTETWIKVDRGVDFYNTQPVGLDALFVTSRCVLMALGLGAVAWTERHFRRALRGEVRTKAPRKGGVLDAPPKQVALSHAEAPLSALRMGVRPPGFWTGLWTVTRAEGRGLLSQPGLYLFLPLLMLQMVSQGATAVGPFDTSLLLVPGRFAVRTMAQASVLVCLLLMFYVVESLEREQASHFAPIHDATPVRTLSVLLGKALANSLVAVALLTAMALAGTLVQVSQGRVPLSLTPYVLVWGLLLFPTFLLWTGFILAARSVAGGRFGTYALALAALGLTGYLAVRGDLTWVTNWLLWDAVRWTDLGAFQVDRAALVLNRVAALGGAVFFTALAVRLDGRRVRDSVTTLEGLKPAGLALGLWRLAPYLAVPAVALVWLGILVGQGHQGAAAKKHAKEYWQKNLATWKDAPQPMLADVDLDVDLEPEASAFRMKGTYTLMNRHGVALPRFALSGGDSWTDVRWTLDGRDVTPEDRAGLYVFTPSAPLAPGAKVTVGFQYAGHVPDGVSRAGGAFKEFILPSGVVLTSETPTFAPVVGYEEERGIDPRENKYEPRVYADDFYEGPTESAWGSNMPFPFRIRVSGPEAYTLNSVGVRESDTVKDGRRTTVWRSDYPVSFFNVIAGKWTRVEGAGTVVFHDPAHGYNVPEMMRGLEAARRYYSEWFHPFPWAELKLSEFAGLDNYAQGFPTDITFSESIGFLTLTTPESNAVLLVTAHEAAHQWWGNLLIPGKGPGGNVLSEGLSHYSSLKLIEQLDGQEARRQTAKRMEERYGKDRRVDAEQPLVKLDGSRDGDTVVLYEKGGWTFWMLEELMGRDAMHAGLQAFLKQYMNNADHPVLQDFLAVMRPFAPSPEAFDRFTRQAFFEVVVPEYRVTDARVTKEGGQWVTTATVTNVGAGRMPVEVAVTKAAEAAAPEEASKTVTRVELDAGGSARVTLRSGFAPERLVVDPDVRVLQLRREQAQAALTPP, via the coding sequence GTGAACGCGTCCCGGCTCTGGCGCGTGGCGCGCACCGAGTGGCGCCACCAGGTGAGGCGCCCGCTGTTCTGGGTGCTGCTCGTGCTGCTGGTGGCCGTGGTGTGGGGCGTGTCCTCCGGCAACGTCACCATCGACGCGGGCAGCACGGAGGTGGGCGGCAAGAAGGCGTGGGTGACCAGCGCGTTCGCCGTCGCGCAGACGGTGCTGCTGCTCACCTTCATGCTGTTCATGTTCTTCGTGTCGGTGGGCGCGGGCATGTCCGTCATCTCCGACGACGAGGCCCGCGTGCAGCCCATCCTGCACACCACGCCGCTGACATCCGCCGAGTACGTGTGGGGCAAGTTCGCGGGCGTGCTGGGCGCGTACGTGCTGGCGCTCGCGTGGATGATGGGGCTGCTCGTCTTCTTCCACCACGTCGTGCCGGCGGGCGCGGACGCGGAGTTCCGCGGGCCCTTCGCGCTAAGGAACTACGTGAGCGCCGCGGTGTGGTTCGGCCTGCCGCTCATCGTCTTCATGGCGGGCGCGGCCTTCGCCACGGGCGAGCGCACGCGCCGCGCGGTGCCGGTGTACTTCCTGCCGGTGGGCCTCTTCTTCCTCTGCGCCTTCTTCCTCTGGGACTGGTCCCCGGGCTGGTTGGATCCGCGCGTGAACCGGTTCCTGATGGCGCTGGACCCCGGCGGCTTCCGGTGGCTCACGGAGACGTGGATCAAGGTGGACCGGGGCGTGGACTTCTACAACACGCAACCCGTGGGGCTGGACGCCCTCTTCGTCACCAGCCGCTGCGTGCTCATGGCCCTGGGCCTGGGCGCGGTGGCCTGGACCGAGCGCCACTTCCGCCGCGCGCTCCGGGGCGAGGTGCGCACGAAGGCCCCGCGCAAGGGTGGAGTCCTCGATGCGCCGCCGAAGCAGGTCGCGCTGTCGCACGCGGAGGCGCCGCTGTCCGCGCTGCGCATGGGCGTGCGGCCACCGGGCTTCTGGACGGGGCTGTGGACGGTGACGCGCGCGGAAGGGCGGGGCCTCTTGTCGCAGCCAGGGCTCTACCTGTTCCTGCCGCTCCTGATGTTGCAGATGGTGTCCCAGGGCGCCACGGCGGTGGGCCCCTTCGACACGAGCCTCCTGCTGGTGCCCGGCCGCTTCGCGGTGCGCACGATGGCGCAGGCGTCGGTGCTCGTGTGTCTGTTGTTGATGTTCTACGTGGTGGAGTCGCTGGAGCGCGAGCAGGCCTCCCACTTCGCGCCCATCCACGACGCGACGCCGGTGCGCACGTTGTCGGTGCTGCTGGGCAAGGCGCTGGCGAACAGCCTGGTGGCGGTGGCGCTGCTGACGGCCATGGCGCTCGCGGGCACGCTGGTGCAGGTGTCGCAGGGCAGGGTGCCGCTGTCGCTGACGCCGTATGTGCTCGTGTGGGGGCTGTTGCTGTTTCCCACCTTCCTCTTGTGGACGGGCTTCATCCTGGCCGCGCGCTCGGTGGCGGGAGGCCGCTTCGGCACGTACGCGCTGGCCCTGGCCGCGCTGGGGCTCACCGGCTACCTCGCCGTGCGGGGGGACCTCACCTGGGTGACGAACTGGCTGCTGTGGGACGCGGTGCGGTGGACGGACCTGGGCGCCTTCCAGGTGGACCGCGCCGCGCTGGTGCTCAACCGCGTGGCCGCGCTGGGAGGGGCCGTCTTCTTCACCGCGCTGGCGGTGCGCCTGGACGGGCGTCGCGTCCGCGACTCGGTGACGACGCTGGAGGGACTGAAGCCCGCGGGCCTCGCGCTCGGGCTGTGGCGACTGGCGCCGTACCTCGCGGTGCCGGCGGTGGCGTTGGTGTGGCTGGGCATCCTCGTGGGACAGGGCCACCAGGGCGCGGCGGCGAAGAAGCACGCGAAGGAGTACTGGCAGAAGAACCTGGCGACGTGGAAGGACGCGCCGCAGCCCATGCTGGCGGACGTGGACCTGGACGTGGACCTGGAGCCGGAGGCGAGCGCCTTCCGCATGAAGGGCACGTACACGCTGATGAACCGGCACGGCGTGGCGCTCCCTCGCTTCGCCTTGAGCGGCGGCGACAGCTGGACGGACGTGCGCTGGACGCTGGATGGCAGGGACGTGACGCCGGAGGACCGCGCGGGGCTGTATGTCTTCACGCCGTCCGCACCGCTGGCGCCCGGGGCGAAGGTGACGGTGGGCTTCCAGTACGCAGGCCACGTGCCGGACGGCGTGTCCCGCGCGGGCGGCGCGTTCAAGGAGTTCATCCTCCCGTCGGGCGTGGTGCTCACCAGCGAGACGCCCACGTTCGCCCCGGTGGTGGGCTACGAGGAGGAGCGCGGCATCGACCCGAGGGAGAACAAATACGAGCCGCGCGTTTACGCGGACGACTTCTACGAGGGGCCCACGGAGTCCGCCTGGGGCAGCAACATGCCGTTCCCCTTTCGCATCCGCGTGAGCGGCCCGGAGGCCTACACGCTCAACTCGGTGGGCGTGCGGGAGAGCGACACGGTGAAGGACGGCCGGCGCACCACGGTGTGGCGCAGCGATTACCCCGTGAGCTTCTTCAACGTCATCGCGGGGAAGTGGACCCGCGTGGAGGGCGCGGGCACGGTCGTGTTCCACGACCCGGCGCACGGCTACAACGTGCCGGAGATGATGCGGGGGCTGGAGGCCGCGCGCCGGTACTACTCGGAGTGGTTCCACCCGTTCCCGTGGGCGGAGCTGAAGCTGTCGGAGTTCGCCGGCCTGGACAACTACGCGCAGGGCTTCCCCACGGACATCACGTTCTCGGAGTCCATCGGGTTCCTCACGCTCACCACGCCGGAGTCGAACGCGGTGCTGCTCGTCACCGCGCACGAGGCCGCGCACCAGTGGTGGGGCAACCTGCTCATCCCCGGCAAGGGCCCCGGCGGCAACGTGCTGTCGGAGGGGCTGTCGCACTACTCGTCGCTGAAGCTCATCGAACAGCTCGACGGGCAGGAGGCGCGCAGGCAGACCGCGAAGCGCATGGAGGAGCGCTACGGCAAGGACCGGCGCGTGGACGCGGAGCAGCCGCTGGTGAAGCTGGACGGCTCGCGCGACGGCGACACGGTGGTCCTCTACGAGAAGGGCGGCTGGACGTTCTGGATGCTGGAGGAGTTGATGGGCCGCGACGCGATGCACGCGGGGCTCCAGGCCTTCCTGAAGCAATACATGAACAACGCCGACCATCCCGTGCTGCAGGACTTCCTCGCGGTGATGCGCCCCTTCGCGCCGTCTCCCGAAGCCTTCGACCGGTTCACCCGGCAGGCCTTCTTCGAGGTCGTGGTGCCCGAGTACCGCGTCACCGACGCGCGCGTGACGAAGGAGGGCGGCCAGTGGGTGACCACGGCGACGGTGACGAACGTGGGCGCGGGCCGCATGCCGGTGGAGGTGGCGGTGACGAAGGCCGCGGAGGCCGCCGCGCCCGAGGAGGCCTCCAAGACCGTGACGCGCGTGGAACTCGACGCGGGCGGATCCGCGAGGGTGACGCTGCGCTCGGGCTTCGCGCCGGAGCGGCTGGTGGTGGACCCGGACGTGCGCGTGCTCCAGCTGCGCCGCGAGCAGGCCCAGGCCGCGCTCACGCCGCCGTGA